In one Oscillospiraceae bacterium genomic region, the following are encoded:
- the nifS gene encoding IscS subfamily cysteine desulfurase: protein MIYLDHCATTPVDGRVYEAMAPFLTTEFGNPSSKYYTQAAHARDAVEQARAQVAGLIHAAPEEIVFTCGATESNNTILKGIADYRKYYDRRGNHIITSQVEHHAVLNTCRFLNGEIYSNHDDTFTLDQAPRRVDRGFEVTFLAVNPYGQVEPEALEQAIRPETTIASLLWGNNEVGSLNDISALGRIARARDVFFHSDATQVLGKLPIDVRAVPVDALSFSAHKLRGPKGVGALYVRTDEFGLMPPFSSLMHGGEQENGVRGGTLSVPNIVGFGAAAELAAGRLEQDLERERRLDAEVRALLRALPGVEVLGDPERHLPGIFSIVVHDTFFNNEQFLKEIGGEIAASTGSACTAGEPSHVLQAMGRGEETGQVVRISTGPESKITDVKALIERLARQ from the coding sequence ATGATCTATCTAGACCATTGCGCGACCACGCCCGTGGACGGCCGGGTGTACGAGGCCATGGCCCCCTTTCTCACCACGGAGTTTGGGAACCCGTCCAGCAAGTATTACACCCAGGCAGCCCACGCCCGGGACGCGGTGGAGCAGGCCAGGGCCCAGGTGGCCGGCCTTATCCACGCCGCGCCGGAGGAGATCGTGTTTACCTGCGGCGCCACGGAGAGCAATAACACCATCCTGAAAGGGATTGCCGACTACCGGAAGTACTACGACCGGCGGGGAAACCACATCATCACCTCCCAAGTGGAGCACCACGCGGTTCTCAATACCTGCCGCTTCCTCAACGGCGAGATCTACTCCAACCACGACGACACGTTCACGCTGGATCAGGCGCCGCGCAGAGTGGACCGGGGGTTTGAGGTGACCTTTCTGGCGGTCAACCCCTACGGCCAGGTGGAGCCGGAGGCGCTGGAACAGGCCATCCGCCCGGAGACGACCATTGCCTCCCTGCTCTGGGGCAACAATGAGGTCGGATCCCTGAATGATATTTCCGCGCTGGGGCGGATTGCGCGGGCGCGGGACGTGTTTTTCCACTCCGATGCCACGCAGGTGCTGGGCAAGCTGCCGATCGACGTCCGCGCGGTCCCGGTGGACGCGCTGTCCTTCTCGGCCCACAAGCTGCGCGGGCCCAAGGGCGTGGGGGCTTTATACGTGCGCACTGACGAGTTCGGGCTTATGCCGCCGTTCTCGTCGCTGATGCACGGCGGCGAACAGGAGAACGGCGTGCGGGGCGGAACCCTGTCCGTGCCCAACATCGTGGGCTTTGGAGCGGCGGCGGAACTGGCGGCTGGCCGCCTGGAACAGGATCTGGAAAGGGAACGGCGGCTGGACGCGGAGGTGCGTGCTCTGCTGCGGGCGCTTCCCGGCGTGGAGGTCCTGGGCGATCCCGAGCGCCATCTGCCCGGTATTTTCAGTATCGTCGTTCACGATACGTTCTTTAATAACGAGCAGTTTTTAAAGGAGATCGGCGGAGAAATTGCGGCCTCCACCGGCTCGGCCTGTACGGCGGGAGAGCCCTCCCACGTGCTCCAGGCCATGGGGCGGGGGGAGGAGAC